The following coding sequences are from one Salinicoccus sp. Bachu38 window:
- a CDS encoding CCA tRNA nucleotidyltransferase, which produces MHELFLIGNKILTTLEANGYKGYFVGGCVRDYHMRRSINDVDITTDALPDDIERIFERTIDVGKEHGTIIVLIEDTPFEVTTFRTESGYSDFRRPDQVAFTSRLNSDLERRDFTMNAMAMDDDFQIIDPYGGREDIGDRIIRTVGRAEERFNEDALRMLRAARFSSHLEFQVAPETERAMAEHARNLEHVAVERCVVELLKLYRGPGVKAAKALMVKTRLKDHLTFLENIGDEDFLDTEVGSLENEIALQMWRDPGLKRHLHELKLSNDMKKEIQNTTGLIEMLHSPATVREVAYSHETKILENASAIMASNTFNGLKEKRELIRSAIGLKPHLPISGIADIDLDGNMLMEFFNARGGRWIRKVFSAIELEILDGNLENDRKKIMEWVDAHVEYEAGDIKIIEE; this is translated from the coding sequence ATGCATGAACTTTTTCTCATAGGCAATAAGATATTGACCACTTTGGAAGCGAATGGATACAAGGGATATTTTGTGGGTGGATGTGTCCGCGATTATCATATGCGGCGTTCCATCAATGATGTAGACATCACCACGGACGCTCTTCCGGATGATATTGAGCGCATCTTTGAGCGCACCATCGATGTTGGAAAAGAGCATGGCACAATCATTGTGCTCATTGAAGACACGCCCTTTGAAGTGACCACTTTCCGTACGGAGTCGGGCTACAGCGACTTCCGCCGGCCGGACCAGGTTGCATTCACGAGCCGGCTCAACAGCGATCTCGAACGCAGGGACTTTACAATGAACGCGATGGCCATGGATGATGATTTCCAGATCATCGATCCCTATGGCGGCAGGGAGGATATAGGGGACAGGATCATACGCACCGTCGGACGTGCAGAAGAGCGGTTCAACGAGGATGCGCTCAGAATGCTGAGAGCCGCCCGGTTCTCATCCCATCTCGAATTCCAGGTCGCCCCCGAAACAGAACGGGCAATGGCCGAACATGCCCGAAACCTCGAACATGTCGCTGTGGAGCGGTGTGTTGTCGAACTCCTTAAACTGTACAGGGGCCCGGGCGTCAAGGCGGCGAAAGCCCTGATGGTAAAGACCCGTCTGAAAGATCATCTGACCTTCCTTGAAAACATAGGGGATGAGGATTTTCTGGATACGGAAGTCGGTTCATTGGAAAACGAGATTGCACTTCAGATGTGGAGGGACCCAGGGCTGAAGCGGCACCTTCATGAATTGAAACTCTCCAACGATATGAAAAAGGAGATACAGAACACAACCGGGCTGATCGAAATGCTCCACAGCCCGGCCACCGTGAGGGAAGTCGCCTATAGCCATGAAACGAAAATACTGGAGAATGCGTCTGCCATCATGGCGTCGAATACCTTCAATGGATTGAAGGAGAAAAGGGAACTCATCCGGTCGGCCATTGGACTGAAGCCGCACTTGCCGATTTCGGGTATTGCCGATATCGACCTGGACGGAAACATGCTCATGGAATTCTTCAATGCGCGTGGCGGCAGATGGATCAGAAAGGTATTTTCAGCCATAGAATTGGAGATACTGGATGGCAACCTGGAGAATGACAGAAAGAAAATAATGGAGTGGGTGGATGCACATGTCGAATATGAAGCAGGAGATATTAAAATTATTGAAGAATGA
- a CDS encoding biotin--[acetyl-CoA-carboxylase] ligase — MSNMKQEILKLLKNDRFVSGQEMADRLEVSRTAVWKNINALKSEGYSIESVTSKGYHLTEHPRYISPTALELLVAQSGLFSHMEYLQTTGSTQVEALQKLEHHGGAYIVVAEEQTSGRGRFNREWSSPKNRGLYLSIVLRPNIPISEIIRFNLFISLAISKSIDQAFSMESGIKWPNDIYINNRKVSGFLTEVVSESSVINAIICGIGINIFEDESVGAIPNATSIEREMDGNSHMDLDGFMETLITNIERYYNRFINEPFSAIREEWKARAIVFNKELRITEAGESYMAKALDIDDDGFLEVLDQSGEIRKVISADIEL, encoded by the coding sequence ATGTCGAATATGAAGCAGGAGATATTAAAATTATTGAAGAATGACCGGTTCGTTTCCGGCCAGGAGATGGCCGACAGACTGGAAGTTTCGCGGACTGCCGTCTGGAAGAACATAAATGCCCTGAAGAGCGAAGGGTACAGCATCGAATCCGTCACCAGCAAAGGGTATCATCTGACTGAGCACCCGCGCTACATAAGCCCGACTGCACTGGAGCTGCTCGTGGCACAGTCCGGCCTGTTCAGCCATATGGAGTACCTCCAAACCACAGGGTCCACCCAGGTGGAGGCGCTCCAGAAACTCGAGCACCATGGCGGGGCCTACATTGTGGTGGCCGAGGAGCAGACAAGTGGGCGGGGCCGGTTCAACCGGGAATGGTCCTCCCCCAAAAACAGGGGACTCTACCTCTCCATCGTCCTCAGGCCCAACATACCGATTTCGGAAATCATCCGTTTCAACCTGTTCATTTCGCTGGCCATCTCCAAATCGATCGATCAGGCTTTCAGTATGGAAAGCGGGATAAAATGGCCGAACGACATCTATATCAACAACAGGAAAGTTTCCGGCTTCCTTACCGAGGTCGTCAGCGAAAGCAGTGTAATCAATGCTATAATCTGTGGTATTGGCATCAATATATTTGAAGATGAGAGCGTAGGGGCAATTCCAAATGCCACTTCCATCGAACGGGAGATGGACGGGAACAGCCATATGGACCTGGATGGTTTCATGGAGACGCTCATCACTAATATCGAGCGGTACTATAATCGGTTCATCAATGAGCCATTCAGCGCAATCAGGGAAGAATGGAAGGCACGTGCCATCGTATTCAATAAGGAACTGAGGATCACTGAAGCGGGGGAGAGCTATATGGCAAAGGCCCTCGACATTGATGATGATGGCTTCCTCGAAGTGCTCGACCAATCAGGTGAAATCAGAAAAGTCATAAGTGCAGATATAGAACTATAG